The Candidatus Nezhaarchaeales archaeon genomic sequence TAGGTTGACGGCCCTACTTGAAGGCTTTCAATTAGAACTATTAGGGTCTAGTTCTAATGCGGTCCTCTTAACCTCGGATAAGGCTAAGCTTCAGGAATGGCTTGAAGGCCTAGGTTTGAAAGCGTTTCCTAGAGCGTTAACCGCCGCCGTTGATGAGGATTTGGCGTTAATAGTTAGAAAAGCCTCTACGATTGGTTATCCCTGTGTTTTTAAACCCGTTAACGGTGTAGGTTGCGAAGGTATATCGCTTGTCTCCTCCCCTTTGAGCGTTGAAGGGGCTTTAGGGATTGTTAAGCGGGTGTCGAGCCGTTTCCTAATCCAAGAGGCGCTTAAAGGTGTTCATGCGAGCGTAAGCCTACTAGCTAGCGATGGGAAAACCACGCCGTTAACCATTAACGCTCAGAAGGTTATATTGGCCCAGCCTGGGCGGGGCCGTTCAAGCTATGAGGGTGGTTATACGCCTTTAAAGCATGTAAGGATGAAGGATGCTTTAAACCTAGCTAAGGCCGCGGTAGAGATGGTTCCCGGGCTTAAGGGCTACGTGGGCGTTGACCTCGTTTCAACTAGGCTTAAACCCTTCCTTATGGAGGTAAACGCTAGATTAACCACTTCCTACCTGATGCTTCGTAGAGTGATCACCGGTAACCCGGCTGAGTACATTGTTAACGCGTGTAGAGGGGTTTTACCGGTTGATGTTAAGGTTAAGGGCGTAGCGGTGATGGAGAAGCTACGCCTTAAGAGGCCATGTCTTTACTCTAAAGCCAAGTTTAAAAAACTGCTTCAACTACCTTTCTGTGTCTCAGTTCTTCCACCGTTAAAGCCGAGGTTAGAAGAGGGTGAACAGGTAGCTATATTAGTTGTACATGCTGACCGTTTAAACGAGGCTAAGGAGCTACTTAAAGAGGCTAAGGAGGAGGCTTTAACGCTCTTTTCATATTAAGGGATGTGTTAAAAGCTCTTTGCAAAGAGCCTCCATGAGGCGTGGAGAGCGCTAAAAGAGAAATACGAGCGAGAGGAGATTACATATGCACAATACGAAGATGAAAGAGCTAAACTTAGAACAATGGTGTTGGAAGCACTTGAGGCACTAAAAGATAAATATGACAAAAAGTTCGAGGAACTCGAAAGAAGTATTGAGGCTTACTTCCGAGCCCAAAAGCCTCTCTTTACGCTTTTATCCTTCGGTTAAGTGGAAGGAGGTTAATAGTGCCTAGGAAGAGAACCGCTGTTCACCACTCATATTTAATGCATAGTGCTAAGGTTAAATACCCTTCATATCCCCACCGTGTAGCAGGGTGAGTCATGAGCTTAAAGGTAGGCGATAAGGCAAGGTTTAGGGGGAGCGGTACGCGTGGATCAAACAGCGTTAAAGGAGGAGCTGAAGGAGCTTCGGGTTTGTCGTCATGAAGTGAATGAGGAACTAAGTCGTTTTGATCTTCATGTGCACTCATATTATTCTAGTGATTCCACGCTTAAACCTGAGGAAATAGTTAAGCTAGCTGTTAGTAGGGGTCTTGCCGGCGTTGCTATCACCGATCATAATACGGTTATGGGTGGTGTTGAAGGGTTAAAGGTTAAGGCTGAAAGGTTCATAGTTATACCTGGCTGTGAGGTAAGAACCAGCCTTGGCGATCTTTTAGGGCTATTTATAAGCGAAGATGTGAAGCGTAAAGAATTCTTGGAGGCGGTTGACGATGTAAGGAGTCAGGGAGGCATCGCTGTTCTTGCACACCCCTTCGATAAAGCTAGGAGGTCAACTGTAAGGGATGCTGAAAAACTGGCTGGCAGTGTGGATGCCGTAGAGGTTATAAATTCGAGGTGCCTTTTCAACTCGTTTAATGAGAAGGCTGTAAAGCTAGCTGATGCTAGGGGGCTCCCTATTACCGCTGGAAGCGACGCCCACTTCTCAATGGAGATAGGCCGAGCCTACGTAGTAGCTTCTAATATAGGGGGGCTTGAGGATTTGAGAAGGGCCATTTTAGGTAGAAGGGTTAAGGTGGAGGGTTCCCTTTCACCCTTCGTCACCCACTTGATGAGCAGTATATGTAAACTTCGAAGGAAGGCCTCTAAAGGTGTTAAGTAGGGGTTCTCTACGTCTTCCTAAAAGCTGGCGCATGTCTAACCCGAATACGCTGCGAGATATTAGTGATATTAACTTATCCGGAGGTGCATCCTTAAAGCATCCTAGTTTAACGCAGTAGGATAGTTTAAAGGCTTCCTTCTCGTAGCGGTTCTTTATTAAACCTATCGATATGGCTTCAGCCGTCCTTAAGGCCGTGTAGAACCTTAAGAAGGACGCGAAGCCCCTCTCAAAGACTGAGAGATGCCCTCTTAATTCCTGGAAAACCTTTAAGAGTTTACCTTCAGCCTCAAAGCCTAAAACCACTAGGGTAAGCCCTAGCCTAATAATTCTAAATACGTTTTCCTGGTTTACTTCGCCTAGGTGCTGCTTAATGGAGTTAACCGGGTCAGCTCCGGATAAAACATCGTTATATACCTTTTCGTAGAGTATTTCCTTACTGAAAATATCGTTAAGGAATGCGTAATCTCCGCTAGTTAACCCTAATCCGAACTTGCCAATAGTGTAGAGGGTTGCCATCTCTTTATCATAAAGGTCTTTAGCAGCCCAACCCCTAATGGGTCCAATACCCCTACGTTCATAGCCTTCCTTTAAAAGTGAGATTACCGTGCTTCTATCGTTTACCTTCTCCGCTAACACTTTTCCAAGTACTTCGTTACATGCCTCCACGTGTCTCTTATAGGCTGTAGCTGGCACCTTTAACACCTAAAGGACAATCTTTCATTAAGTAATTGGAGGCTAAGAATATATCAGCCTTACTAGGAGTTAGAAAAGGAGTGTTCGTTGTTAAAAGCACTATACGTTCTCTAAATACGTTAAGATTGTTTAACGCGTAGCATGCGTTTATAAGGCTTGGCAAATCTTATAAACCTCTAAGTTTCCCCTACGGCATGCAGGCAACTAATTGAGCGATGGTCACCGTTGGGCCACGACTACGTTCCATGGAGAAGCGTTAAAAGGTGGATGTGCCTTCACTGTGGTAACTGTTGCCGTAACTTTATCGTTAACTTAACGCTCGGTGAAGCCTACTATCTATCACGGGTTTACGGCATACCGATTATTCAGAAGGATGGTAGGTTTTACCTTCCAGCTAGGCCTGATGGCTCCTGCGTCTTCCTCTATAAGAGGGGCGACTTATATTATTGTTCAATATACTTTGAACGCCCGAAGGTTTGTAGGCTTTACCCGTTACATATCTCAAGGTTTGATGAGGGGAGGGGGGCTGGCGCCGACTATATTAATGGTGAAAAGTATTACGTATACATAGATAGGGCGTGTAAGGGTGTAGGGGTAGGTCCAAGCATTTTAAACCTCATAAAGGTTGGGTTTAAAATATGGAAGGGGGATAAGGCCTCCTAGAGGGCTTAAGCTGGGGAGGGGCATGGATGAGGTTAAGCTTGTTAAGAGGAACGAAGTAGACCTTTACACCCTTTTAACTACTATTTTAAACCAGCCGGGGATTGAGGAGTGCGGCGCTATAGTTACGTTCACCGGTATAGTTCGAGGGGTTGGACATGACAACTCTAAGGTATTAGAGTTACAATACGAGGCTGATGAGGAAAACGCGGTTAACGTCTTAAAGAGTATTAGAAGGAAAATCCTTGAGGAGAACCCTGGGGTTAAGCAGCTTCTTATATATCACGTGGTGGACAACCTTAAGCCCAAGGATAAGATCCTCTTCATACTAGCTGCTGGTCGAGGACGTCGCGACGCGTTTAAGGCTGTTGAAGATGCACTTGAAGCCGTTAAAACCAAGGTACCCATATGGAAGAAGGAGCTAACCGAGAAAGGGGCTTATTGGGTTAAGGGGTGAAACTTGCGCTGAACCATTAAAGAGACGCAAGAGTAGGATGGCCGTGGAACGTAGTTACTTAAATGTTTCTACTAGAAACGTAAGGTTACATAACCAGTACTTCTACTGGGGTTTTCGGATGTAAAACGGTGTTTACAACGGTCCATCAGTCTTACTAATACTTTTTACGCTTGTTAATGTTTTTAACGATTCCTTTCAAGTCTTTTATTGTTTAGCTTTAATTTATATGTATGGTTTCTAAGCTCGTTAGAGCTTGCTTGGTTCGAGTTTTATAGGTATTTTACCCTTAGTTAAGCCGTACGGCGATTACAACTCTTCCACGTGTATGGTTGAAGCATTAATAGATTATTACCTTGGTTTATCCTATAGGCCCGCTTCATCTAAGTATAGCTTCTCCATCCGGGAATCGTGGGCCCTCTGGGCCATTACGCCCGCGAAGTTCGCTACCATGTTGAAGGCCTACAGCGCGTACGTCATCACGGCCACGGGGTTGCTTGCGGACTTGATCTTCGGTAGGTGCTTCCTAACGCTCCGCTACTAACCGTTCACGGTTGAAGAAGACTGTAAGCGATGGCTACGTCACGGCGGTTCACCTATCCTCATCAAGTTCTCCTTAAGACTCATCGTTTCAGCGGTAGAATCAAACCTGAAACCTTGGAGGCTAAGGTGCTTCAAGACGCTGATAGGCTAGACGCGATAGGGGCTATCGGCGTAGCTAGAGCGTTCGCTTACGGAGACGTTAGAAGGATACCTATGTACGATTTAAGCGTTTAAACAATTTTTATGCCCGCTTAAAGCATGCCTTAAAGGGAGGGAAACGGGCTAGTGGTAAGCTAGTTTAAAACTTCATCCTAATGGTCTTCAATAGTACCGCCAACGTCGTTATGATGCTAATTTAATATGGTAGCCCGGGGCGGATTCGAACCGCCGTCGTCGGGGCTTACTCCGGCTATTAGAGCCGTCAAAGCCCGACATGCTTAGTCCTTAAGGATTTGACCGCTACACCACCGGGCTTTCGGTCTCCCACATTACACCGGGATATTTTAACCTTTTTACAGGCCCTTCTTTAAGTTGAGCTTAAATCTGAATATATAGCTGTATAAATTGGCTCCATTAATCTGCATAGTCCAAAAAATTTATAAATAATTTTGAGAAAACTAAAACTGGGTATTTATGGAGACTAGGAAGGTTCAGTTGGTTGGCGGGGCTACTTTTACTGTTTCACTTCCTAGGGCCTGGGCTGATAAGGCGGGTCTTAAACCTAGTAGCCAAGTGTACTTGCTCGAGCAAAACGATGGATCGCTTATCATCTACCCTAAGTACGTCCCGTTGGAAAAGCGGGAAATAACCATAGTTACCTCCCCTGACGAGGGCGGTACCCTTCTAGCTCGTAAGATCATCGCTGCCTATCTAGACGGCTACAATAACCTCAAGGTTAAGTCTAGGGGGAGGTTAACCTACGATCAGCTTAAGGAGGTCGAAGACTTCGTTAAGCGGATGAGCGGGCTTGAAGTCGTCGAGGAGACACCTGAGTTCATAAGTATTAATGCGCTCGTTAGCGCTACGGATTTCCCTGTTGAGCGCGGATTTCAGCGGGCACACTTAATAACCTCGTTAATGTACCAGGAGGCCATGAACGCTTTAAAGAGTAATGACATCGAGCTCGCTAAAAGCGTTATACTTAGGGATGGTGACGTGGATAGAATCTACTTCCTAGTTGCTAGGCAATTAAGGGCCGCTGTATCAAACCCGAGCTTATCTAAAGCTTTAGGGCTTGATACGCTGGACGCTATAGACTACTTAACGGCTATAAAGAGGGTGGAGGATACGGCTGATAGCATTGAGAACGTAGCTAAAATGGTTGAAAGCCTCTACGTAAATAAGATATCGATACCTCAGTCATTACTCGATGAGGTAGTTACGATAGGTAGTGAATCCTTTAAATCCTATGATGCTGGTGTTAAATCCTTCCTCTCAAAGGATCCCCTTCTAGCTGAACGAGCGTTAAGCGGTAGAGGTGAAGTGGAAAAAATGCGTTGCGAGCTAGAAGGTAAGCTTGCAGCTCAAAAACAGCTACTAGTACTCCACTTAGGGGTTATACTAATAAACCTTAGGAACGTGGCCTACTTCGGCGGCGACATCGCTGAAGCAGCCATTAACAGGTCTGTTAGAGCTAAGGAGGTTAAATAGCGTTAAAAAGCGCCGCCTAAAAACTTTTAAGCGTAAAGCTTCACCTGAAGGAGCCTACGATTAAAGCACTATACGGGTAACTTTTTAAGCTAATAGCTTAACTTATGCCTTATATAAGGCCTTTAAGGCTTACTTGAGGTATATTTCCGTGAACGTTACAGCTGAATATAGCTTAAACTGGAGGGATCTTGAGCGTAAATGGCAGAGGAAGTGGAGTGAGGCTAAAGTCTTTGAAAGCGACCCGGAAACGGGGAGGAAGAAGTACTTCATTACGGTGGCGTACCCCTACCCGAATAGCCCTCAACACGTAGGGCATGGTAGGACGTACACGCTAGCCGACGTACACGCTAGATATATGAGGATGCGGGGTTATAACGTACTATTCCCTATGGCCTTCCATTATACCGGTACGCCCATACTGGCTATGTCTAAGCGGTTAGCGGCTGGAGATAAGGATCTAATTGAAGTCTTTAAGGGGATTTATAAGGTACCCGATGCGGAGTTGAAGGAGTTCACGGAGCCCATTAAGATAGCTCGCTACTTCCATGAGGAGATCAAAGCCGGAATGAAGGAGATGGGATACTCTATTGACTGGCGTCGGGAATTTACCACTATAGATCCTCCTTACAGCAAGTTCATCGAATGGCAGTTTGAAAAATTAAGGGAGAAAGGTTATATAACGCGTGGAACCCACCCAGTTGGCTGGTGTCCTAGTTGCGGTAACCCTGTAGGCCAGCATGATACGAAGGATGACGTTGAGCCGGAGGTAGGCGAGTTCGTTATCATAAAGTTCAGGATTGATAACCGCGTTCTACCAGCTGCTACTTTAAGGCCTGAAACGGTTTTTGGTGTTACGAACCTATGGCTTAAGCCGAACTCTGAGTACGTGGTCGTTGAAGTTGACGGGGAGGAATGGATTGTTAGCGAGGAATGTTCTAAGAAGTTAAGCCTTCAAGGTAGGAAGGTTAACGTTAAGGCGAGGGTATTAAGCCGAGAGTTATTTGGAAAGCACGCTTTAAACCCTGTTACCAATACGCTGATACCCATACTGCCAGGGGATTTCGTAGACCTTAAAAACGCTACGGGCGTAGTTATGTCTGTTCCGGCTCACGCTCCCTACGACTACGTAGCCCTCGAGGAGTTAAAGGCTAGGGTTGAAGGGTTAAAGGATGAGTATAAGCTTAACGTTGAGGAGGTTAAAGCGTTAAAGCCCATACCGATAATAAGCGTACCGGGCTACTCGCTGATACCAGCGGCCGACGTAGTTAACCGTATGGGTATAAAGGGGCAGGAGGACGTAAAGCTTGAGGATGCTACTAGGGAGGTTTATAGACGTGAGTTTCATGAGGGTGTAATGAGGGATAACACGGGCAAGATTGCTGGTTTACCGGTTTCTAAGGCGAAGAAGGTCGTAGTCGATATGCTGCTATCGATGGGTGTTGGTAGCTCTATGTTTGAGCTGTTAAATAGGCCTGTCTACTGTCGTTGTGGGGCTGAATGCGTAGTTAAGATATTTGAGGATCAATGGTTCATTAACTACGGCGATGAAGAATGGAAACGTTTAGCCGGTAAGTGTGTTGACCAAATGTCAATAATACCCGAGGAGTTACGGGAGGAGTTACGCTACGTAATCAGCTGGTTGAAGGAGCGTGCATGCGCTAGGAGGTTCGGCCTCGGAACTAAGCTTCCCTGGGACCCTGAATGGATTATTGAAAGCTTATCGGACTCCGTAATCTACATGGCTTATTACACTATAGCTAAGGTGATTAACGAGTACGGTATTAGAGGTGATCAGCTAACTAACTCCCTCTTTGACTACGTATTCCTAGGCGTTGGAGACCCCAGTGCCGTTTCGAGGGAGACGGGGTTAAGCGTAGACGTAATTAATGAGATGCGTAACCAGTTTACCTACTACTACCCGTTGGATAGTAGGCATTCTGGTAGGGATCTGTTATGGAACCACTTAGCCTTCATGATTTTCAACCACGTAGCCATCTTCAACCAGGACCTATGGCCAAAGGAGATAGTGATGAATGGAAGCGTGTTAATGGAGGGGAAGAAGATGTCGAAGTCTCTTGGGAACATCATACCGTTGAGGGACGCTATAAGGAGCTTCGGGGCTGACGCTTTAAGGCTCTCCCTACTTATGTCGGCTGAGTTGCTTCAGGACGTTGACTTCAGCGGTAACCTGGCTAAATCCATGGATGAGCTGCTTAAACGCTTCTACGGCTTCGCCTTAAGGGTTTTGGAGCTTAAGAAGGCCGCTAACGCTGAAGCCGAGTCTACATTAGCCGATCGATGGATGCTAAGTAGGTTGCAGAGGCATATTAAAGCGGCTACCGAGGCCATGGATAAGGTGAGGGTTAGGGAGGCGGCACACGTAGTATTGAAGGATATAGACAGGGACGTTCAATGGTACTTGAAGCTGGTCGCGCATGAAATGGGGAGCGAAAAGCGGAAGGCGGCGATAGCCTCGGTCTTAATGGAAGTACTCGATGCCCAGACTAGGATGGCTTCACCCTTCGTTCCACACTTATGTGAGGAGATATGGGAAATGATGGGGCGCGGAGGCTTCGTTTCCACGGCTGAATGGCCTAAGTACGATGAGGGTAAGCTAGACTATGAAGCTGAGGAGGTAATGGACTATGTAGCCTCCTTAATTGAGGATACCATCGGAATCTTGAAAGCGACCAATATAAGGCAGAGTAAA encodes the following:
- a CDS encoding ATP-grasp domain-containing protein, whose amino-acid sequence is RLTALLEGFQLELLGSSSNAVLLTSDKAKLQEWLEGLGLKAFPRALTAAVDEDLALIVRKASTIGYPCVFKPVNGVGCEGISLVSSPLSVEGALGIVKRVSSRFLIQEALKGVHASVSLLASDGKTTPLTINAQKVILAQPGRGRSSYEGGYTPLKHVRMKDALNLAKAAVEMVPGLKGYVGVDLVSTRLKPFLMEVNARLTTSYLMLRRVITGNPAEYIVNACRGVLPVDVKVKGVAVMEKLRLKRPCLYSKAKFKKLLQLPFCVSVLPPLKPRLEEGEQVAILVVHADRLNEAKELLKEAKEEALTLFSY
- a CDS encoding PHP domain-containing protein; its protein translation is MDQTALKEELKELRVCRHEVNEELSRFDLHVHSYYSSDSTLKPEEIVKLAVSRGLAGVAITDHNTVMGGVEGLKVKAERFIVIPGCEVRTSLGDLLGLFISEDVKRKEFLEAVDDVRSQGGIAVLAHPFDKARRSTVRDAEKLAGSVDAVEVINSRCLFNSFNEKAVKLADARGLPITAGSDAHFSMEIGRAYVVASNIGGLEDLRRAILGRRVKVEGSLSPFVTHLMSSICKLRRKASKGVK
- a CDS encoding DUF2192 domain-containing protein, coding for MLKVPATAYKRHVEACNEVLGKVLAEKVNDRSTVISLLKEGYERRGIGPIRGWAAKDLYDKEMATLYTIGKFGLGLTSGDYAFLNDIFSKEILYEKVYNDVLSGADPVNSIKQHLGEVNQENVFRIIRLGLTLVVLGFEAEGKLLKVFQELRGHLSVFERGFASFLRFYTALRTAEAISIGLIKNRYEKEAFKLSYCVKLGCFKDAPPDKLISLISRSVFGLDMRQLLGRRREPLLNTFRGLPSKFTYTAHQVGDEG
- a CDS encoding YkgJ family cysteine cluster protein, with product MCLHCGNCCRNFIVNLTLGEAYYLSRVYGIPIIQKDGRFYLPARPDGSCVFLYKRGDLYYCSIYFERPKVCRLYPLHISRFDEGRGAGADYINGEKYYVYIDRACKGVGVGPSILNLIKVGFKIWKGDKAS
- a CDS encoding molybdenum cofactor biosynthesis protein MoaE gives rise to the protein MDEVKLVKRNEVDLYTLLTTILNQPGIEECGAIVTFTGIVRGVGHDNSKVLELQYEADEENAVNVLKSIRRKILEENPGVKQLLIYHVVDNLKPKDKILFILAAGRGRRDAFKAVEDALEAVKTKVPIWKKELTEKGAYWVKG
- a CDS encoding phosphate uptake regulator PhoU; this encodes METRKVQLVGGATFTVSLPRAWADKAGLKPSSQVYLLEQNDGSLIIYPKYVPLEKREITIVTSPDEGGTLLARKIIAAYLDGYNNLKVKSRGRLTYDQLKEVEDFVKRMSGLEVVEETPEFISINALVSATDFPVERGFQRAHLITSLMYQEAMNALKSNDIELAKSVILRDGDVDRIYFLVARQLRAAVSNPSLSKALGLDTLDAIDYLTAIKRVEDTADSIENVAKMVESLYVNKISIPQSLLDEVVTIGSESFKSYDAGVKSFLSKDPLLAERALSGRGEVEKMRCELEGKLAAQKQLLVLHLGVILINLRNVAYFGGDIAEAAINRSVRAKEVK
- the leuS gene encoding leucine--tRNA ligase, which encodes MNVTAEYSLNWRDLERKWQRKWSEAKVFESDPETGRKKYFITVAYPYPNSPQHVGHGRTYTLADVHARYMRMRGYNVLFPMAFHYTGTPILAMSKRLAAGDKDLIEVFKGIYKVPDAELKEFTEPIKIARYFHEEIKAGMKEMGYSIDWRREFTTIDPPYSKFIEWQFEKLREKGYITRGTHPVGWCPSCGNPVGQHDTKDDVEPEVGEFVIIKFRIDNRVLPAATLRPETVFGVTNLWLKPNSEYVVVEVDGEEWIVSEECSKKLSLQGRKVNVKARVLSRELFGKHALNPVTNTLIPILPGDFVDLKNATGVVMSVPAHAPYDYVALEELKARVEGLKDEYKLNVEEVKALKPIPIISVPGYSLIPAADVVNRMGIKGQEDVKLEDATREVYRREFHEGVMRDNTGKIAGLPVSKAKKVVVDMLLSMGVGSSMFELLNRPVYCRCGAECVVKIFEDQWFINYGDEEWKRLAGKCVDQMSIIPEELREELRYVISWLKERACARRFGLGTKLPWDPEWIIESLSDSVIYMAYYTIAKVINEYGIRGDQLTNSLFDYVFLGVGDPSAVSRETGLSVDVINEMRNQFTYYYPLDSRHSGRDLLWNHLAFMIFNHVAIFNQDLWPKEIVMNGSVLMEGKKMSKSLGNIIPLRDAIRSFGADALRLSLLMSAELLQDVDFSGNLAKSMDELLKRFYGFALRVLELKKAANAEAESTLADRWMLSRLQRHIKAATEAMDKVRVREAAHVVLKDIDRDVQWYLKLVAHEMGSEKRKAAIASVLMEVLDAQTRMASPFVPHLCEEIWEMMGRGGFVSTAEWPKYDEGKLDYEAEEVMDYVASLIEDTIGILKATNIRQSKIFYYVAAPWKVDTYLEMLRSVSGRTHPSLMVKEYVGRLKGRVEGRDVASFVQRATKELTETHPNIRERRKVIGALDEKQVISMVKPFLVQELKAEVYVYREDEEKYDPKGKAKLALPYRPAIYIE